In Tachysurus fulvidraco isolate hzauxx_2018 chromosome 11, HZAU_PFXX_2.0, whole genome shotgun sequence, one DNA window encodes the following:
- the clptm1 gene encoding cleft lip and palate transmembrane protein 1 homolog yields MAAQETQAAAQQSTVSNGEVSSNGAAASGQVAQTGATAPDPQQQQQQQPNAWQVIKGVLFRIFIIWAISSWFRRGPSTPDPSTPPGAPRVPSRNLFPKDTLMDLHVYLSENEVFSEFNSTEALFWLQRDLIYGDWSTGEAGDGCYEHHLELDTPVNVQQNGSYYIHVYFTKSGFHPDPKRKGQYRRLSTVHATRMLNKYKRRKFLKTKNLLTGETEADPEMIKRAESHGPVEIISHWHPNLTINIVDDHTAWVKGSVPPPLDQYVQFDAVSGDYYPIVYFNDYWNLQKDYYPINDTLKKLPLRLSFCPLSLWRWQLYAAQNARSPWNFLSEDTYEQSDEDQDSIKVALLETNPYLLGLTIVVSIVHSVFEFLAFKNDIQFWNSRQSLEGLSVRSIIFGVFQSLVVLLYILDNETNFVVQVSVFIGLLIDFWKITKVMDVRLDRENKIAGLIPRLVFKDKSTYVESSTKIYDDMAFKYLSWLLYPLFGCYAVYSLIYVEHKGWYSWVLSMLYGFLLTFGFITMTPQLFINYKMKSVAHLPWRMLTYKALNTFIDDLFAFVIKMPMMYRIGCLRDDVVFFIYLYQRWIYRVDPNRVNEFGTSGVVQSSEDSAQASVGDTANAAITDKPEEEKKND; encoded by the exons ATGGCGGCGCAGGAGACCCAAGCAGCAGCACAGCAGTCCACCGTCAGCAACGGCGAG gtgagcaGTAATGGCGCAGCTGCTTCTGGCCAGGTTGCACAAACAGGTGCGACTGCACCAGAcccacagcaacaacagcaacagcagcccAACGCCTGGCAAGTCATTAAGGGTGTCCTTTTCAG GATCTTCATTATATGGGCCATCAGCAGCTGGTTCCGCAGAGGGCCGTCGACCCCTGACCCCAGCACCCCTCCAGGCGCGCCCCGTGTGCCCAGTCGCAACCTCTTCCCCAAGGACACCTTAATG GATCTGCATGTGTATTTATCTGAAAATGAGGTATTTTCAGAATTTAACAGCACAGAAGCCCTGTTTTGGCTCCAGCGTGACCTGATCTACGGAGACTGGTCCACAGGAGAGGCAGGGGACGGCTGCTATGAGCATCATCTAGAACTGGACACGCCCGTG AACGTGCAGCAGAATGGCTCGTATTACATCCACGTGTACTTCACTAAGAGTGGCTTCCATCCAGATCCGAAACGCAAAGGCCAGTATCGCAGACTGTCTACCGTCCATGCAACACGAA TGCTGAACAAGTACAAGCGCAGGAAGTTTCTGAAGACGAAGAACCTGCTGACAGGAGAGACAGAGGCTGATCCTGAGATGATTAAG cgggCAGAAAGTCACGGCCCAGTGGAGATCATATCTCACTGGCATCCCAACTTAACTATCAACATTGTTGATGATCATACAGCCTGGGTGAAAGGCTCGGTGCCTCCGCCCCTCGACCAGT ATGTCCAGTTTGATGCAGTGAGCGGTGATTACTACCCCATCGTTTACTTCAACGATTACTGGAACCTGCAGAAGGACTACTACCCCATAAACGATACTCTAAAGAAGTTGCCCCTGCGCCTCAGCTTCTGCCCGCTCTCTCTGTGGCGCTGGCAGCTTTATGCAGCCCAGAATGCTCGCTCACCCTGGAACTTCCTTAGCGAGGACACGTACGAGCAGTCCGACGAGGACCAGGACTCTATTAAG GTGGCGCTGCTGGAGACCAATCCGTATCTACTCGGCCTGACCATCGTCGTTTCAATCGTTCACAGCGTCTTTGAGTTTCTGGCGTTTAAGAACG ATATTCAGTTCTGGAACAGTCGCCAGTCGTTGGAGGGACTGTCGGTGCGCTCTATCATATTCGGTGTGTTCCAGTCCTTGGTGGTGCTGCTCTACATCCTGGACAATGAAACCAACTTCGTGGTGCAGGTCAGCGTCTTCATCGGGCTGCTTATCGACTTCTGGAAGATCACCAAAGTCATGGACGTCAGG TTGGACAGAGAGAACAAGATTGCAGGATTAATCCCACGATTGGTATTCAAGGACAAATCCACATACGTTGAATCTTCAACTAAAATCTATGATGAT atggCCTTTAAGTACCTGTCCTGGCTCCTGTACCCGCTCTTTGGGTGTTACGCTGTTTACAGCTTAATCTATGTAGAGCACAAAGGCTGGTACTCATGGGTACTCAGCATGCTCTATGGATTCCTGTTAACATTCG GATTCATCACGATGACGCCGCAGCTCTTCATCAACTACAAGATGAAGTCAGTCGCGCACCTTCCTTGGAGGATGCTCACCTATAAGGCGCTAAACACGTTCATAGACGACCTGTTTGCCTTTGTGATCAAAATGCCCATGATGTACAGAATAGGCTGTCTTCGAGATG ATGTAGTGTTCTTCATCTACCTGTACCAGAGGTGGATCTACAGAGTGGATCCCAACCGCGTCAACGAGTTTGGCACAAGTGGGGTGGTCCAAAGCAGCGAAGACTCAGCTCAGGCCTCAGTTGGAGATACAGCTAATGCTGCCATCACAGATAAAccagaggaggagaagaaaaacgATTAA
- the mos gene encoding proto-oncogene serine/threonine-protein kinase mos: MPSPIPLTRLLPRDFGLSLGVCSSPLTKHSGDATLRVPVTAFHGKLACRLWSSVIHWRELCDLESIGSGGFGLVFRATYFGETVAVKRVKCAKNKLASRQSFWAELNAAHLRHDNLVRVIAASTQANGDDVSGTRLDSVIGTIIMEYAGDVNLQQVIYSAAEPLLTASCVRYAADMARALSYLHAHGVVHLDLKPANVIVSRTGVCKLADFGCSLKVDLVRDPDSSVRRMEIGGTYTHRAPELLRGEDVTPGADVYSFGVTLWQLLTREPPYEGERQHVLYAVVAFHLRPDLNKDVFSASGPGREFKELLIRCWRAEPSQRPSADQLLTELSQ; encoded by the coding sequence ATGCCGTCTCCGATACCTTTGACACGCCTTCTTCCGAGAGACTTCGGACTCAGTCTGGGGGTCTGTAGCAGTCCTCTCACTAAGCACTCAGGAGACGCGACGCTCCGTGTGCCGGTCACTGCGTTTCACGGAAAGCTCGCATGCAGACTCTGGTCTTCTGTGATCCACTGGCGCGAGCTGTGTGATTTGGAGTCCATCGGCTCTGGTGGGTTTGGTTTGGTCTTCAGAGCTACGTATTTCGGTGAGACGGTGGCGGTGAAGCGCGTCAAGTGCGCAAAGAACAAATTGGCATCGCGGCAGAGTTTCTGGGCCGAGCTAAACGCGGCGCACCTGCGGCACGACAACCTGGTGCGTGTGATTGCCGCCAGCACGCAGGCCAACGGCGACGACGTCTCGGGCACGAGATTAGACAGCGTCATCGGCACCATCATCATGGAGTACGCGGGCGACGTGAACCTGCAGCAGGTGATCTACAGCGCCGCCGAGCCGCTGCTCACCGCATCCTGCGTGCGTTACGCAGCCGACATGGCGCGCGCCCTGAGCTACCTACACGCACACGGCGTCGTGCACCTGGACCTGAAACCTGCAAACGTCATCGTGTCCCGAACCGGAGTGTGTAAGCTTGCAGATTTCGGATGCTCGTTAAAAGTGGATCTTGTGCGCGATCCTGATTCCTCGGTTCGAAGGATGGAGATCGGCGGCACGTACACGCACCGAGCGCCCGAGCTGCTGAGAGGAGAGGACGTGACACCCGGCGCGGACGTCTACTCCTTTGGTGTCACACTCTGGCAGCTGCTCACACGTGAACCGCCGTATGAAGGTGAACGACAGCACGTCCTATACGCGGTGGTCGCCTTCCACCTGCGCCCTGATCTAAACAAGGACGTGTTCAGTGCGTCCGGTCCGGGCCGCGAGTTTAAGGAGCTCCTTATTCGGTGCTGGCGGGCGGAACCGAGTCAGAGACCAAGCGCAGATCAGCTCCTCACTGAGCTCTCACAATGA